The Phragmites australis chromosome 1, lpPhrAust1.1, whole genome shotgun sequence genomic interval atttttaaataatatatgcaaatatatgtagaaaaaataatggtcaaaggAATGTATTCGAGACCGCATATGCCCAATAcaacaaataaaaacaaacGGAGGAAGTATTATGTTTCTCCACACAATATCAACTATGTTGAGTATATAGTGGTGATTTTGTACATCTTAGAAAAAGTCACGCCTTCACATGAAGTACTCAGCTTCCAATAGAATCCCTAACCATCCAATCCAAAATAAGAAACGAGAATCCAAACTAAGAAGATTTCTCGTCTAAGTGCCAAAATAGGCATTGCCATACAAGGATTAAACAATATGATTGAGTTAAATAACACGCACCCAAAAGCAAAGGAATGTGTACAGATGTACCGTAATCAAGAATCGAAGGCTCAAGCCTTTGGCAATTGCCAATCGTTGCAGAATGTTCATATATCACATTCTTTGGTGATCGCTATCTCTACTTCATCAAAATAGTCTCCTGAGAAAACTTATCTTTTGCTTTCTTGATTTTGCAGCTGCATCAACATAAAGTTCAAGTAAGTCAACTACTCAACCCGAACGCACAGGAAAAAAATGTCTTCATTATATAGATATGCAAAGTGATGTTGAACATGATTTAGGCTGATTAGATTGACGAATATAACAAGTCATGCAGATCAAAACACCATTACCTCTTAATCTCCCAGCTTTTAACAAAGCTTCCTCAGCAATTGGTCTCCATTGCTGAGCACATGAGAAACTAAGGCCCATCCCTACAGTAAGCCCACGCAAAAGTTGTATTGTTCGAAGCACTGAAAACAGCTCTTCTGGGAAGCTCTTcaaaaaggaaacaaatagAAAGAAGTCATTTAAGGAAGCAGTTTAGAAAATACATAGAGAAATCGCCCATGTCTGTAAGAAATTGCAAATAAATGGATGAACACATAGGTTATTTGTTTACATGTTTGGATTCTGAAGGTGTGGATCATACAGTCTTATACCTGCACTCCAACTTTATGAAGTGAAGAATCATCGGCAAAGGGTGACATAACAGTTACTCCAGGTGGTAATCGTGTATCGAACATTCGCAGAGATAATTGAAATAGTTCTTCTAGCTCATTATCAGCTACAGTCCATGTTTTGATACCGAGCTCCCTGAAATATTTTGTAGTCTATGAGCAAAATAAGTAATATACCAATAACAATTCATCAAGAGTCATCATCCTGTCTTGCCCTTCACTATATTGCTTAATTTTAAACAGGAATCACTATTCCATCTTGTCATTAGTTTTCTAGCCCAGATTGTTTTGTTACAAAACAACAtagaatatttattttatttcttaaaaaacTCCAATTATTCAGATAGTTGCACACAGAGCAATAACATGGCATGCAATTGAGTATACCTGAAACTTTCTTCAGCCCTCAAAAAGTCATCATCAGCCATTGCAATTACAAGATTTGCATAAGCAAGTCGTAAATCTTCTGGCATTTCTTTCACTTGTCCATAATCAAGTAAAGCCACCTAACAGCTCAACAGAGGAccacaaagaaaaatattaaccaGAAGCTGCCATTGCCGTAtaaaagaaggggagggaggaCTTCAGAAAATGTCGCTTGCCTCTGTGTTCTTACAGATAAGGATGTTTCCTGGATGTGGATCTGCATGGAAAAAACCATCCTTCAAGATCATTTGGCCATAGGCAAGTGTAAGATCTGATAAAATCTTCCTGCATTAAAAATAGGTACTTTTAAGATCATCTAAGCACTAAAAACAATTAAAGGACACACTataaaacaaattaaatttgcaaAATGGTGTTATTATCAATTATTTTACAAGGCCTACTAATCGTGACTATGGAATTTTATTGTAGCACTGACCCATAACAAAAGATTCTGCAGGAGATAAAACTAACATAAGGTTTTGTATACTAAGCAAATGAGAACCATACTCGTTTGGGATGAAGGGGCTTACTGCTTTGCCATTGCTGCAATCTTACCACCAGGATCTATGCCCCTTTTAGCCATTTCATTGCCAAGATTCATTATTGGGGTCCCTTCAATGAATTCCATTACCAGAACCTCCCTAACAaagcaaagaaacaaaaatcccCACTTAATTCATACTAACACAGAATAACCTTATGTATTGATTGGTCTCAAAAAAAGAAACTCATATACTGATTATGCAAAGTATGCCACATCTCAGTTAAGTGTTTATTTTATCTAACACTACTGCAGCGGATAAATCACAACATTTCCTACATTTGCAACCCAAGAAGGAATAATGACAAGATATGATATAAAATTAGCATCAGACATCTTGATGTGATAAAATGGCAGCAGATAAACTTGTGACAAACATTTCTTTGCTCATGAACTACAAATTCCAAACAAGTCGGGACACGAGGTCCCTGAAATGGCAGATATAAAGCCTAGAGGGGAAGGAAGATTTACTATAAACAATAGGCTAAAATGTTCCAATAGCATAAATGCAATGTTTGCTGGAGGAAAACACGCTGCAAAATGCAAATATTAACTTCGTGTAAAGAAGTGCCTCACGACGGAACAATCTTTCgtgaaggaaaaagaagaatatctcaTTCGATTCAAAAATCCAGGTATCAGCAAATGACTGATTTAAAATTGCTCTGTTGAATCCATCAAAATAATGACAGCCCTAGCATCTACTTGTACATACGGTGCAGAAGTAGGATTCAATAAAATGACCTGAAAAACACTTGATTAACTTAGTAGATATGATACTATACCTGCTAATCATTCCAGGAATCACACGGGGCACCACAACTGGAGGTTTCTTATTGGTGGCACGTAAAAATTCTCGTATTCTATCCATTGCCCTCGCTTCGCGCACAAAGTCAAACTCATAGCATATCTTCAGAAGCAATGAAGcatcaatgaaaaaaaaaactaagtctAGAGGTTTGTAACAAAGAATAAGAACGCAAGCTACACAGcaaaatattttctaaaacttaAAAGAAGTACAACCTAAATCAGAACAAAACTGAAGTTAACATGAGGTATTATCGTATAAGAGATACAATTTTATGCAGATTAATCAATCAAACAGCTGGTCTCCTAAGGTCAATGTAAATATGTAATTACTCAATAATGGTGCAACTGCAAACAGTGCCTATTTTCTTGTTTCTAATAATTAAAATGTCAATtccgaaaaataataaattatgtaAGAGGCTGAATATTCCTTGATGTTCAGAAACAGGTGTCGAGAAGTATACCATGACAAGCATAGAAACGAAAAGCTATTGGAATAGAAAATAAACCTGCTTCTCCATTTCTTTGGTGGCAGAGTACAGATCAAAGTTGATGTCATACTTCTGCAAAAACAAGGCAAATGCTTGCATGTTTCGGATATCAACCATCATCAGATGTTCAGCTCCCGGATGTTGAACCTGATCAGTTTCAGATCCACTATGACACATTAGTCACATCTAAGATAATAAAACAATTGTTTACAGAACACATAAATGTAGTCCTAACCTTGACAGCAACGTCTGTCTTTGATAGTCTGAGCCTTGCTCGATGCACCTAACAAATATGAAGCAATATTTAATAAGTGAGAGCATAAGTGATCTGTTACAGGTAAGTATGCAATAAAGTGCTATGTTACAAAGAAGGGAATGATACATACACAGGCCTAAGTCGGAAAAAATTGTTGAAAGCACAGATGTTACCATTTCCTAGATTTTACAGATGAAGAGAAGTACCTAAACACGAACCTGTGCAATAGAAGCAGATCCAACAGGCTCGACATCGAAGTATTCAAATATCTCATCGAAGTTCTTTCGGAACTGTTTCTCCACCACATCTCTAACCACATCAAATGGCGTGGCTGGAGCCTTATCACACAGCGTAACAAGTCTCTTCACCCAAGCCATCGGTGCCAAATCGGGTTTACCCAGAATTTGAGCAGCCTGTTCAAAATCCAGTGTCACAGAGCAATCCAATCAGGGAAGAGACAATACAACCCAATCGTATTAAAGCACCCCAGGCACAATTTCAGTAACAACATAATCCAGGCGCAATTACAGTTACAGGATAATCCAGGCGCAATTACAGTTACATCATAATCCGAATTTGGAGAATTCCCCAATAATTCATCAAGCCTGCAGATAAACGGAGAGAGAAATAAGGGGAAGCTGTCCACAGCACCTTGAGGAAGAGTCCGCCGAGCTCGGAGCAGAGCGAGTACATCTTCTGCGCGCCAAGCTCGTGCTGCTGCTCCCACAtggcctcccgctcctcctcatccttgaCGAACCCCGCGCGCAGCTGGCACACCTGGAACGGCCATGCGAAATCCCACACCTCAGAGGCACATCAACAAGCACCTCGGAGGCATGCCAGTGGAGCAGGAGGAGGTAGCGAGGCCGCGCGCGTACCTTGTAGCTGGTGTAGATGTCGGCGGCGCGGACCCAGAACTGCGCTGTGCGGCTCCACGGGCGGAGGCGGTCGGAGAGGCGGTCCCTCAGGTCCTGCAGCTGCGCGAGCGCGAGCGGCATTGCGGGCGGGCGGGTGGATGGATGGGACGAGGCGAGGCCGCGGCTGCGTTGGAAGAGAGATGGACGGCTTGTGCTGTGTGGCTATCAGCGTAGGGCAGGCTGGCCCACTACGAATCTAGCATGCGGGCGGAGGCGTGTCGGGTGCAATGTGCGAGGTGTGTGGACTTTTCGCGAGCTCGCATGGTCCCACGACCAAACTAACAAATAGCGGATTGGCATCCGATTAACGGACATGCTTGAACCGCAAcgaaaatatgattttttttttctcctcccttGAAAGGAAACTCGCTATTACTCATTGTAGCTGCTTTGATGGGTGGATTGGACATGGTATTGTGTAACAGTGTATATATTATGATTTCCCCAATCGTTAAAAACATACTGGACTTGTTTAATTAAAACTTAGAGTTTAAAAGGATAACTTGTATATATAACAAGATAATAGGACaataaaagtttttaaaaaaatcttagatcTAAAAGGTATTTTGTGTAAGTAATGAACTGCTATGGTCACTAAATTTGTGACAACTGAAGTGGCCTTAGGAGCGCTATTTTTTATTGCTATCTCGTATTGGTAATGTTTGTACCTTGCTACCGTTATTGCGCGTGAAATACGCACGGTAAGCGGGCTAGTAATaggatggtggtgatggtgccCTAATATAAAGGAATGGACCGATAGTTGTGAGTTAGCATTTAAGATCCGTACGAGCCGTTAGATCAGAGCATGGACTGAGCTAGGGCGAAGAGAAGCCTAATATATTTCGAACCTAAAATGCTTTCCTAGGCATGGCCTAAAATCCTACTGGACAGCAAAATCGAGTTATGGTCAGGTCATGTCACCTATGATTtcatgttgaaaaataatttaatttaatgCTTTAGGCCGAGCTCAATATTTTTGGactcccaacttgctgctcaagCCTGCCTGTAGCAGCCAACATGCCTGTGTGGGCGGGCCGCGGCGGTTGCGCCATCCTGTTCCTTTCGTACCTGGTGGGC includes:
- the LOC133926795 gene encoding uncharacterized protein LOC133926795 isoform X1 — its product is MPLALAQLQDLRDRLSDRLRPWSRTAQFWVRAADIYTSYKVCQLRAGFVKDEEEREAMWEQQHELGAQKMYSLCSELGGLFLKAAQILGKPDLAPMAWVKRLVTLCDKAPATPFDVVRDVVEKQFRKNFDEIFEYFDVEPVGSASIAQVHRARLRLSKTDVAVKVQHPGAEHLMMVDIRNMQAFALFLQKYDINFDLYSATKEMEKQICYEFDFVREARAMDRIREFLRATNKKPPVVVPRVIPGMISREVLVMEFIEGTPIMNLGNEMAKRGIDPGGKIAAMAKQKILSDLTLAYGQMILKDGFFHADPHPGNILICKNTEVALLDYGQVKEMPEDLRLAYANLVIAMADDDFLRAEESFRELGIKTWTVADNELEELFQLSLRMFDTRLPPGVTVMSPFADDSSLHKVGVQSFPEELFSVLRTIQLLRGLTVGMGLSFSCAQQWRPIAEEALLKAGRLRAAKSRKQKISFLRRLF
- the LOC133926795 gene encoding uncharacterized protein LOC133926795 isoform X2 — its product is MPLALAQLQDLRDRLSDRLRPWSRTAQFWVRAADIYTSYKVCQLRAGFVKDEEEREAMWEQQHELGAQKMYSLCSELGGLFLKAAQILGKPDLAPMAWVKRLVTLCDKAPATPFDVVRDVVEKQFRKNFDEIFEYFDVEPVGSASIAQVHRARLRLSKTDVAVKVQHPGAEHLMMVDIRNMQAFALFLQKYDINFDLYSATKEMEKQICYEFDFVREARAMDRIREFLRATNKKPPVVVPRVIPGMISREVLVMEFIEGTPIMNLGNEMAKRGIDPGGKIAAMAKQKILSDLTLAYGQMILKDGFFHADPHPGNILICKNTEVALLDYGQVKEMPEDLRLAYANLVIAMADDDFLRAEESFRELGIKTWTVADNELEELFQLSLRMFDTRLPPGVTVMSPFADDSSLHKVGVQV